One window of the Sander lucioperca isolate FBNREF2018 chromosome 5, SLUC_FBN_1.2, whole genome shotgun sequence genome contains the following:
- the LOC116047600 gene encoding extracellular calcium-sensing receptor-like: MDGDYVIGGVFAIHQYMHTVKHNYTTMPEPLRCSGSVIPRELRFSRAMIFAIEEINNSTELLLGIKLGYHIYDSCASVPVTVHVAFQLSNGMDPVFYTGNNCSQSGMVMAVVGESASSPSISMSRIIGPFNIPQVSHFATCACLSDKQQYPNFFRTIPSDQFQADALAKLVKHFGWTWIGAVRSDSDYGNNGMASFLDAARKEGICVEYSESFDWSHPRSWIQRVADVIRRSTAMVVVAFTSPADIRILLEELSLEPFPPRQWIGSEAWVTDPDMLRFSFCAGAIGFGIQKSVIPGLRDFLLDLSPSKVAASPVLTEFWEDAFKCRLGKNATDERVCDGTEDIKMLQSPYTDTSQLRITNMVYKAVYAIAHAIHKAMCQKTNSTTWCDKLTRIESKEVLTQLKKVHFSQNGYDVSFDANGDPVARYELVNWQKRESGSIKLVTVGHYDASLPVGQNFLINRNITWVDGGTRVPVSVCSDSCPPGTRKVLQKGKPICCYDCILCPEGEISNATDSPDCFPCPKEFWPNAERDTCLPKPVEFLSYNEVLGIILAAFSVGGACLAIITAAVFYRHRTSPIVRANNSELSFLLLFSLTLCFLCSLTFIGAPSEWSCMLRHTVFGITFVLCMSCVLGKTIVVLMAFKATLPGSNVMKWFGPPQQRMTVVSFTLIQVLICTIWLVFSPPFPMKNLTIYKERIILECALGSAIGFWAVLGYIGLLAVFCFVLAVLARKLPDNFNEAKLITFSMLIFCAVWITFIPAYLSSPGKFTVAVEIFAILASSFGLILCIFAPKCFIILFKPEKNTKKHLMNKN, translated from the exons TGTTATCCCCCGTGAACTGCGCTTCTCACGTGCAATGATCTTCGCCATCGAGGAGATAAACAACAGCACGGAGCTGCTGCTGGGAATCAAGCTTGGTTATCACATCTACGACTCGTGCGCTTCGGTGCCCGTGACGGTGCATGTGGCATTCCAGCTTTCAAATGGCATGGACCCGGTGTTTTACACCGGCAACAATTGCTCACAATCTGGTATGGTGATGGCTGTCGTTGGTGAGTCTGCGTCCTCGCCATCCATCAGCATGTCGCGCATCATCGGGCCCTTTAACATTCCTCAA GTGAGCCACTTTGCCACTTGTGCATGTCTGTCCGATAAGCAACAGTACCCAAATTTCTTCAGAACAATTCCTAGTGATCAGTTTCAGGCTGACGCGCTGGCCAAGCTGGTAAAACACTTTGGCTGGACTTGGATAGGTGCTGTCCGGTCAGATTCGGATTATGGCAATAATGGTATGGCGTCTTTCCTGGACGCAGCACGCAAAGAGGGGATCTGTGTGGAATACTCTGAATCTTTCGATTGGAGCCACCCACGCAGCTGGATCCAGAGAGTAGCTGACGTTATCCGCAG GTCAACAGCTATGGTTGTTGTGGCATTTACATCCCCTGCAGACATCAGGATCCTGCTGGAAGAGCTGTCACTTGAGCCTTTTCCACCTCGCCAGTGGATAGGCAGTGAAGCCTGGGTAACAGACCCAGACATGCTGAGGTTCAGCTTCTGTGCTGGAGCCATCGGATTTGGCATTCAGAAATCTGTCATCCCAGGTCTGAGAGACTTCTTGCTGGATCTCTCTCCTTCAAAAGTGGCTGCCTCTCCAGTGCTTACAGAGTTTTGGGaagatgcattcaaatgcagGCTGGGAAAAA aTGCCACagatgagagagtgtgtgatggAACTGAAGACATAAAGATGCTCCAGAGCCCGTACACTGACACATCTCAGCTCCGAATCACTAACATGGTATACAAGGCTGTTTATGCAATAGCACATGCCATTCACAAAGCAATGTGCCAGAAAACAAATTCTACAACTTGGTGTGACAAACTCACCAGGATAGAATCCAAAGAG GTTCTTACTCAGCTGAAGAAAGtacatttttcccaaaatgGGTATGATGTGTCATTTGATGCCAACGGGGATCCTGTGGCCAGATATGAGCTGGTAAACTGGCAAAAACGTGAGAGTGGCAGCATTAAGTTGGTGACAGTAGGGCACTACGATGCATCACTGCCGGTGGGCCAGAATTTCCTTATCAACAGGAACATCACCTGGGTGGACGGTGGCACACGA GTTCCTGTGTCAGTGTGCTCTGACAGCTGTCCTCCAGGAACTCGTAAAGTGCTGCAGAAAGGAAAGCCCATCTGCTGTTATGATTGTATACTATGTCCTGAGGGAGAGATTAGCAATGCTACag ATTCCCCTGATTGTTTTCCTTGCCCCAAGGAGTTCTGGCCtaatgcagagagagacacttgTCTCCCCAAGCCTGTAGAGTTTCTTTCCTACAACGAGGTCCTAGGAATCATCCTGGCTGCATTCTCAGTTGGTGGCGCCTGTCTGGCCATTATAACAGCGGCTGTGTTCTATCGTCACAGAACATCCCCGATTGTCAGGGCCAACAACTCTGAGCTGAGCTTcctgctgctcttctccctgactCTATGTTTCTTATGTTCATTAACTTTCATTGGAGCACCCTCTGAGTGGTCCTGCATGCTGCGCCACACAGTGTTTGGGATCACCTTCGTCCTCTGTATGTCTTGTGTTCTTGGAAAAACAATAGTAGTGTTAATGGCCTTCAAAGCTACACTCCCAGGTAGTAATgtcatgaaatggtttggtcctcCACAGCAAAGAATGACTGTAGTGTCTTTCACGCTTATTCAAGTCTTAATATGTACTATTTGGTTGGTTTTTAGTCCCCCTTTTCCAATGAAAAACCTAACCATATACAAAGAGAGAATCATCCTGGAGTGTGCATTAGGCTCAGCTATTGGGTTCTGGGCTGTGCTCGGGTACATAGGCCTACTGGCTGTCTTTTGCTTTGTGTTAGCTGTCCTAGCTCGGAAATTACCTGATAATTTTAATGAAGCCAAGCTCATTACCTTCAGCATGCTGATATTCTGTGCAGTCTGGATCACATTTATCCCTGCATATCTCAGCTCTCCTGGGAAATTTACTGTGGCTGTGGAGATATTTGCCATTCTGGCCTCCAGTTTTGGACTAATACTGTGTATATTTGCGCCAAAGTGTTTCATTATATTGTTTAAGCCCGAGAAGAACACCAAGAAacatttaatgaacaaaaattAA